A single region of the Montipora capricornis isolate CH-2021 chromosome 13, ASM3666992v2, whole genome shotgun sequence genome encodes:
- the LOC138029548 gene encoding uncharacterized protein yields MATFREAREALLIANDLNLIDEEEVLLLSEVNIPDEALCLLLRRFAYPCRYEDLVSRFGRPVPHLSMVLNEMMDFLYTRYGHLLSSFDQPWLSSANLTSFCDSVYRKGAALDKCWGFIDGTVRPVCRPGLNQGVLYNGHKRVHAIKFQSVVAPNGRIANLFGPVEGRRHDSGMLAMSGLLPMLETYSVSSTGQPLCLYGDPAYPLRVHLQGPFKGAALTPQQEAFNVSMSKVRVSVEWVFGDILEYFSFLDFKKDLKVGLSAIGKMYVICALLRNAHSCVYGSTTSTFFGIEPPSLDSYFV; encoded by the exons ATGGCCACCTTTAGAGAGGCGAGAGAAGCGCTTTTGATCGCAAATGATCTGAATTTGATAGACGAAGAGGAAGTTCTGTTGTTGTCCGAGGTAAACATCCC TGATGAAGCTCTTTGCCTTCTCTTACGACGTTTTGCGTATCCCTGTAGATACGAAGACTTAGTTTCCCGATTTGGACGACCTGTGCCTCATTTAAGTATGGTGCTCAACGAAATGATGGATTTTCTCTACACTCGCTATGGGCATTTACTTTCGAGTTTTGATCAACCATGGCTGTCATCAGCAAATCTGACCAGTTTTTGTGACTCTGTTTATAGAAAGGGGGCTGCTCTCGACAAATGTTGGGGATTTATAGATGGTACAGTGCGACCAGTTTGTAGGCCTGGCTTAAATCAGGGAGTGCTATATAATGGGCACAAGAGAGTTCATGCCATCAAGTTTCAGAGCGTCGTTGCACCAAATGGACGCATTGCGAACCTCTTTGGCCCAGTGGAGGGTCGTAGGCATGACAGTGGAATGCTGGCAATGTCTGGCTTGCTGCCAATGTTGGAGACTTATTCTGTTTCCTCAACTGGTCAACCACTTTGTCTCTATGGGGATCCTGCCTACCCTTTAAGAGTTCATCTTCAAGGACCCTTCAAAGGTGCTGCCTTAACCCCACAGCAGGAAGCTTTTAATGTATCCATGAGTAAAGTTAGGGTGTCAGTTGAGTGGGTGTTTGGAGACATCCTAGAATACTTTTCCTTTCTGGACTTCAAAAAAGACCTCAAAGTCGGACTGAGTGCTATTGGCAAAATGTATGTTATTTGTGCACTCTTAAGGAATGCTCACTCATGTGTTTATGGTTCAACTACTTCAACTTTTTTTGGTATTGAGCCACCTTCACTGGATAGCTACTTTGTTTAA
- the LOC138028281 gene encoding putative uncharacterized protein DDB_G0274435, whose translation MEWKPQCDLLLLQEIIVAEPYQYKVSTRERGKIWEDITERLNANEAFAHRLGQKRAVRDRYALLSRKYKKKMTTEERASGISPEMSEIDKLLEQIIERFEESDRESGDKGEQGERSKTEDRKKAEEMRKLSMEKLGETLKRKGEEDGGATPRKRASGSETIVYLREKAERDFDLKKEEMETRKRDQAQQLQMFQYMQQQLQQQQQQQQQQMQLQHQQQQLQTQLLMTLIEKLSKN comes from the coding sequence ATGGAGTGGAAACCCCAGTGCGATTTGCTTTTGTTGCAAGAGATTATAGTTGCCGAGCCGTATCAGTACAAAGTTTCCACCAGAGAAAGAGGGAAGATTTGGGAAGACATAACGGAGCGCTTAAATGCCAATGAAGCCTTTGCACACCGACTGGGCCAGAAGAGAGCTGTTAGAGACCGGTATGCCCTTCTTTCGaggaaatacaaaaagaaaatgacgACGGAAGAACGAGCAAGCGGGATTTCCCCCGAGATGTCAGAAATCGACAAGCTACTGGAACAGATTATCGAGAGATTTGAGGAAAGCGACCGGGAGTCAGGAGATAAGGGGGAACAAGGTGAAAGAAGTAAAACTGAGGATAGGAAGAAGGCAGAAGAAATGAGAAAGCTCTCCATGGAGAAATTGGGTGAGACCttgaaaagaaaaggagaagaaGATGGTGGAGCAACCCCAAGAAAAAGGGCAAGTGGATCAGAAACCATTGTGTATCTGAGAGAAAAGGCAGAGAGAGATTTTGACTTAAAGAAGGAAGAGATGGAAACAAGGAAGAGGGACCAAGCACAACAGCTACAAATGTTTCAATACATGCAGCAACAGctgcaacaacagcaacaacaacaacaacaacaaatgcagCTCCAACATCAGCAGCAGCAGCTACAAACTCAACTACTAATGACACTTATTGAAAAACTCAGCAAGaattaa
- the LOC138030890 gene encoding neurofilament medium polypeptide-like, with protein sequence MPSVSSTLNESGAVSFELVTIHEEPKESVKPRSVNFGFEENYNSGHEQEEPDKVAFKTRKKSRSVRFAIATIHEQPKESVKPRSVNFGFEESDNGGLEEDADKVAFDARKESGEVSFEVATIHEQPKESVERRSVNFGFEESDNGGLEEEDADKVASDARKESGEVSFEVATIHEQPKESVERRSVNFGFEESDNGGLEEEDADKVAFDARKESGEVSFEVATIHEQPKESIERRSVNFGFEESDNGDLEEEDADKVAFDTRKENGEVSFEVATIHEQPKESIERRSVNFGFEESDNSGLEEEDTDKVAFKTRKKSRSVRFAIATIHEQPKESVKPRSVNFGFEESDNGGLEEDADKVAFDARKESGEVSFEVATIHEQPKESVERRSVNFGFEESDNGGLEEEDADKVAFDARKEIGEVSFEVATIHEQPKESVERRSVNFGFEESDNGGLEEEDADKVAFDARKESGEVSFEVATIHEQPKESIERRSVNFGFEESDNGDLEEGDADKVAFGARKESGAVSFEVATVHEPPKESAEPRSVKFGFEESDNGGLEEEDADKVAFDARKKLDDHANPRATFDTHF encoded by the coding sequence ATGCCATCAGTATCTAGTACGTTAAACGAGAGTGGGGCAGTAAGTTTTGAACTTGTTACTATTCATGAGGagccgaaagagtcagttaaacctcgatcagtcaactttggctttgaagaaaacTACAACAGTGGCCATGAACAAGAAGAacctgacaaagtggcatttaaaacaagaaagaaaagtagatCAGTTCGCTTTGCaattgctactattcatgagcagccaaaagagtcagttaaacctcgatcagtcaattttggctttgaagaaagcgacaacggtggccttgaagaagatgctgacaaagtggcatttgatgcaagaaaggagagtggagaaGTAAGCTTTGAagttgctactattcatgagcagccaaaagagtcagttgaacgtcgatcagtcaactttggctttgaagaaagcgacaacggtggccttgaagaagaagatgctgacaaagtggcatctgatgcaagaaaggagagtggagaaGTAAGCTTTGAagttgctactattcatgagcagccaaaagagtcagttgaacgtcgatcagtcaactttggctttgaagaaagcgacaacggtggccttgaagaagaagatgctgacaaagtggcatttgatgcaagaaaggagagtggagaaGTAAGCTTTGAagttgctactattcatgagcagccaaaagagtcaATTGAacgtcgatcagtcaactttggctttgaagaaagcgacaacggtgaccttgaagaagaagatgctgacaaagtggcatttgacacaAGAAAGGAGAATGGAGAAGTAAGCTTTGAagttgctactattcatgagcagccaaaagagtcaATTGAacgtcgatcagtcaactttggctttgaagaaagcgacaacagtggccttgaagaagaagatactgacaaagtggcatttaaaacaagaaagaaaagtagatCAGTTCGCTTTGCaattgctactattcatgagcagccaaaagagtcagttaaacctcgatcagtcaactttggctttgaagaaagcgacaacggtggccttgaagaagatgctgacaaagtggcatttgatgcaagaaaggagagtggagaaGTAAGCTTTGAagttgctactattcatgagcagccaaaagagtcagttgaacgtcgatcagtcaactttggctttgaagaaagcgacaacggtggccttgaagaagaagatgctgacaaagtggcatttgatgCAAGAAAGGAGATTGGAGAAGTAAGCTTTGAagttgctactattcatgagcagccaaaagagtcagttgaacgtcgatcagtcaactttggctttgaagaaagcgacaacggtggccttgaagaagaagatgctgacaaagtggcatttgatgcaagaaaggagagtggagaaGTAAGCTTTGAagttgctactattcatgagcagccaaaagagtcaATTGAacgtcgatcagtcaactttggctttgaagaaagcgacaacggtgacCTTGAAGAAggagatgctgacaaagtggcatttggcgcaagaaaggagagtggagcagtaagctttgaagtTGCTACTGTTCATGAGCCGCCAAAAGAGTCagctgaacctcgatcagtcaaatttggctttgaagaaagcgacaacggtggccttgaagaagaagatgctgacaaagtggcatttgacgcaagaaaaaAGCTGGATGATCATGCAAACCCGAGAGCGACATTCGACACTCATTTCTGA